The Aquisalimonas asiatica nucleotide sequence GGGCGATCATTTTCAGTGGCATGGGCGATGACGGCGCCGCCGGTGTGCGCGCCATCGCCGCATCGGGCGGCGAGGTCTGGGCCCAGGATGCGGGCAGTTGCGCGATCAGCAACATGCCCGACTGTGCGGCGGCCACGGGCGTGGTGACCCGGCGCGGCAACCCCGAGGAACTGGCCGGCGCCCTGGTGCAGTATCTGCGCTCCGAGGACGCGCCGCCCAACGCCGTATGACCGGGGGCGCGGAGCGCAGTGCCCGCGCCGAAACGAAAAGGATGTGTTCATGCCCGAATCCGATGGCGCGATCCGCAGTCTGTTGCTGCCCCTGGACGATGCCTACCTGCTGCTGCCCGGCACGGTCGTGGCGGAGGTCGTGGGGTACACCACTCCGCAGCCGCCGGCCCTGGACGGGGCGCCGGAATGGCTGCTCGGCACCGTGGCCTGGCGCGGACAGCAGGTGCCCTGCGTTGCCTTCGAGGCGCTGAACGGCCAGACGCTAGGTGCCCCGGGGACGCGGGCGCGAACGGTTGTGCTCAAGGCGCTCGGTTCGCGGTCCGGCATGCCCTACATCGCCCTGCGGACACGGGGTATTCCGCGGCTGATCAACGTCGAGCGGGACGGCATCGAGCCTCTGGATGAACCGGACGCCCTCGGTCCGGCGGTGCGGGAAGCGGTGCTTGCCCATGGCGAGCCTGCGCTGATTCCCGACATGGACTACCTGGAGACCCAGACCCACCGGTTGCTCGGCGACTGACATGCGCGTGCCCAGAATTCACGTCGCCGAGACGCTGGAAGAGGGCCGGGAGCTTCTCCTCGAAGGGGCGGCCGCCAACCACCTGAGAGTGCTGCGCGTGCGCAGCGGGCATCCGCTGGTGGTCTTTGACGGCCACGGGGTCAGCCACGACGCCGAGCTGTGCACCATGGAACGGCGCCGGGCCACGGTGCTGCTCGGTGCGCGCCGGGATGAGCCGGCCGAGTCGCCGCTGCCGACCGTCCTGATCCAGGGGGTGAGCAAGGGCGACCGCATGGACTGGGCGATCCAGAAGGCGGTGGAGCTGGGGGTCACGCAGATCGTGCCGGTCCTCACCGCCCGCAGCGTTGCCAACACCGATACGGACCGGCTGCGCAAGAAGGACGCGCACTGGCACGGGGTCATGGTGAGCGCCTGCGAACAGTGCGGCCGCAGCGTTCTGCCGCGACTGGAACCCGTGCAGCGGCTCATGGATTGCTGGGAGACCCTGCCCGGCGGTATGCGGCTGGTGCTGCATCCGGACAACGGTCAGCGCCTCGGTGAGCTTACTGCCCCGGGCAGCGAAGGCTGCAGCCTGCTCGTGGGGCCTGAAGGGGGCTTGAACGAACAGGAGCTGACCGCCGCCCGCGGGCAGGGGTTTGCGCCGGTGCGTCTCGGGCCGCGCGTTCTGCGGACCGAGACGGCGGGCGTGGCAATGCTGGCCGCCCTGCAGGCGCTCTGGGGTGATCTGGCCTGAGGGCCTCAGTCGCGGGTGGCGATATCGATGCCCTCGGTGGCCACCGTGGCCAGGTGGTCGATCTGCTCCTCGGTGATGACATACGGCGGCATGAAATACACCACGTTGCCCAGCGGGCGGAGCAGCGCCTCGCGGGTCAGAGCGTGCTGGTAGACGCGGATGCCGCGGCGTTCCTGCCACGGGAACGGGTCCCGTGCTGACTTGTCGCGTACCATCTCCATGGCCAGCACCATGCCGTGCTGGCGGATCTCCCCCACGTGCGGATGGTCTTCCAGATGGGCGACCGCCCGGCGCATGTGGGCTGACAGCGCCCGGTTGCGGGTGATGACGTCGTCGTCCCGGAAGATGTCCAGGGTCGCCAGCGCCGCACGGCAGGCAATGGGGTTGCCCGTGTAGCTGTGGGAGTGCATGAACGCCCGCAGCGTCGCGAAATCGTCGTAGAACGCCTCGTAGACGTGGTCGCTGGTCATTACCACAGCCAGGGGCAGATAGCCGGCGGTCAGCCCCTTGGAGAGCAGCAGGAAG carries:
- a CDS encoding chemotaxis protein CheW codes for the protein MPESDGAIRSLLLPLDDAYLLLPGTVVAEVVGYTTPQPPALDGAPEWLLGTVAWRGQQVPCVAFEALNGQTLGAPGTRARTVVLKALGSRSGMPYIALRTRGIPRLINVERDGIEPLDEPDALGPAVREAVLAHGEPALIPDMDYLETQTHRLLGD
- a CDS encoding 16S rRNA (uracil(1498)-N(3))-methyltransferase; translation: MRVPRIHVAETLEEGRELLLEGAAANHLRVLRVRSGHPLVVFDGHGVSHDAELCTMERRRATVLLGARRDEPAESPLPTVLIQGVSKGDRMDWAIQKAVELGVTQIVPVLTARSVANTDTDRLRKKDAHWHGVMVSACEQCGRSVLPRLEPVQRLMDCWETLPGGMRLVLHPDNGQRLGELTAPGSEGCSLLVGPEGGLNEQELTAARGQGFAPVRLGPRVLRTETAGVAMLAALQALWGDLA